Proteins co-encoded in one Actinomycetota bacterium genomic window:
- the rpmE gene encoding 50S ribosomal protein L31: protein MRKGIHPDYVEATVTCSCGNTFRTRSTKPVLRVEICSQCHPFYSGKQKLVDTGGRVERFERRYGKARPQRRKKGPEKAEK from the coding sequence GATTCATCCCGATTACGTGGAGGCCACGGTGACCTGTTCCTGCGGCAACACCTTCAGGACGAGGTCCACGAAGCCGGTGCTGCGGGTGGAGATATGTTCGCAATGTCACCCCTTTTACTCGGGCAAACAGAAACTCGTGGACACCGGCGGCAGGGTGGAGCGTTTCGAGCGCCGCTACGGAAAGGCGAGGCCCCAGAGGCGTAAGAAGGGTCCGGAGAAGGCGGAGAAGTAG
- a CDS encoding DUF1385 domain-containing protein: protein MRTHARSPSRGNCAEGDARIGGQALIEGVMMRGRRFWSLAVRRPDGTIYSQVEPLRSFLSRHPSWDRPFLRGVFVLAESLVLGWRALSLSADLALEGEEDGEALGWWSKALSFLLAVVLAVGLFIALPTWLAPRLLPEGSPVWLWNLVEGGMRVAFFVAYLILVSLSREMRRVFQYHGAEHQSIHLLEKGYPLEPERALREGTDHLRCGTSFILLVLVLTVLVYSFLGKPALWLRVLERLAVIPLVAGTSYEIMRYAERSRSPWLSALVAPGLALQRLTTRRPEREQVEVALAALGALLEREGEGRQEVG from the coding sequence ATGAGAACCCACGCGCGTTCCCCTTCCCGCGGTAATTGCGCGGAAGGGGACGCCCGCATCGGCGGCCAGGCCCTCATCGAAGGCGTGATGATGCGCGGCAGGAGGTTCTGGTCGCTGGCGGTGCGCAGGCCCGACGGCACCATATATTCCCAGGTGGAACCCCTGCGCTCCTTCCTGTCGCGCCATCCCTCCTGGGACCGTCCTTTCCTGCGCGGCGTTTTCGTACTGGCGGAGAGCCTGGTCCTGGGCTGGCGCGCCCTTTCCCTCTCCGCGGATCTCGCGCTGGAGGGCGAGGAGGACGGCGAGGCCCTGGGATGGTGGAGCAAGGCCCTTTCCTTCCTGCTGGCCGTGGTCCTCGCCGTGGGTCTCTTCATCGCCCTGCCTACCTGGCTGGCCCCCCGCCTCCTGCCGGAAGGCAGCCCCGTGTGGCTCTGGAACCTGGTGGAAGGCGGCATGCGCGTGGCCTTCTTCGTGGCCTACCTTATCCTGGTGTCGCTTTCGCGGGAGATGCGGCGCGTCTTCCAGTATCACGGGGCGGAGCACCAGTCCATCCATCTCCTGGAGAAGGGTTATCCCCTGGAACCGGAGAGGGCCCTGCGCGAGGGCACCGACCACCTGCGCTGCGGGACCTCCTTCATCCTCCTGGTGCTCGTGCTCACCGTCCTGGTCTACTCCTTCCTGGGGAAGCCGGCGCTGTGGCTGCGCGTGCTGGAGAGGCTGGCGGTCATCCCGCTGGTGGCGGGGACCTCTTATGAGATAATGAGATATGCGGAAAGAAGCCGTTCGCCCTGGCTCTCCGCGCTAGTGGCGCCGGGCCTGGCCCTGCAGAGGCTGACCACGCGGCGGCCTGAAAGGGAGCAGGTAGAGGTGGCCCTGGCGGCGCTGGGCGCGCTGCTGGAAAGGGAGGGGGAGGGACGGCAGGAGGTGGGATGA